The nucleotide sequence CCTATTCCGTCTCGTGCCATGACGGCGACGAGGCCAATGGCGTCGCCAACATCCTGAACATGCTGCTGATGCAGAACTTCACCAACAAGCCCAAATTGGTGAAGGTGGCCAGGCGAATGAAGCGTCCCGTGGCAGTCATCTCCACCGACACCAACACCGAGGCCACGCTGGAATTCGGTCCGGAGGGCGTGGTCATCTACAACGGCATCGTCGGGGACCCGAGCGTGGCCGTGCACGCCACCGTGGACCAGATCCTGGATGTGTCGCAGCTGAAGATGAAGGCCGGCGGTCTGTTGCCGGTGGGCTTCTTCACCAAGCGCGGCGGCAAGGTGCTGGGCCAGATCGCCACGCACAAGCTGGTGGTGAAGGGTCTGTTCTCGCACACCATCGCGTCGCTGCGCACCCTCGCGCTGGTGTCGGTGGCCGACTGAAGGTCAGCCGGTCAGTTCGACCTCGATGCGCCCGCCGTTGACCCGGCAGGGGAAACTTTCCAGCTTCTCCCCGCACGGGTTGATGCTGTCACCGCTGGCGACGTCGAACTCCCACAGATGAACGTTGCAGGTCAGCACGCCATCCTCGAGATCACCGTCGGACAGCGGGGTGGCCTTGTGCGGGCAGGAATCCTTGAACGCGTGCAGTTTCTCCTCGCTGCGCACGAGCAGGATTTTCTCGTTGCCCGCCGAGACGCCGGCGATGTCGCCGTCCCACAGTTCCTCGTCGTCGTAGACGTCGATCCAGTTGCCCATGCGCTGCTCCTGACTACTTCTGCGGCGTGCCGCATTCTGTCATTGCCGCAGCAGCCCGTAGGTGACGGCGTCGGCGAGGGCCTGCCAGGAGGCCTCGATGATGTTCTCGTGGACGCCGACGGTGTCCCAGTCGTGGTCCCCGTCGGTGGTCTCCACCAGCACCCGGACCACCGCGCCGGTGCCGTGTGAGCC is from Sporichthyaceae bacterium and encodes:
- a CDS encoding Rieske 2Fe-2S domain-containing protein encodes the protein MGNWIDVYDDEELWDGDIAGVSAGNEKILLVRSEEKLHAFKDSCPHKATPLSDGDLEDGVLTCNVHLWEFDVASGDSINPCGEKLESFPCRVNGGRIEVELTG